TATTAATATACTAAGATTTGATTAAAGTAAGTAGACACGTCGTGCCAGCATACATGAGcgataaatatatatgttatgtttcatcgtataaaaaatatttacttaacaactcatatacgaatgatactaacaaattgtttaaaaccatattagtaactatggtatataatttatatatgttgttactttatatatatttatatattttaactaAAATTTGACACGTCTATATTGATAGTATAACTATAACTCCATATATAATTCCTTGATAGAAAAATTCAATCATCTTGAAAAGCATGGGAGATCACTGGTGGTTTATATCTTTCTGGCCCTTTACGATTAGTTTAGAGTAAAAAGTTGAGCATTATAAGACTTAAGTATTAAAATACTATTGAGGTTAGCACTACTACCCCTATCCAAGATATTACTTCAAACTCTATCACTTATGTTAAGTGACATGGTGCAGGTTTCAAATGATTGCTTATGATATTGTTGTATTTAAGAACGTACTCTACGACCTAAAATTCTTATTCTACAAAGTAGAGAAAAAGAGAGTtaataaaagatacaataagGACAAGAGTTTTAATTTAACTTAGAATTTGTAGCAGTCAATAAGAATAAAATTTCAATCCAAATTGACTCATGACTTTGTAGGATATATGATGCAACAAGAGCCACATAGTTAATGGTAAGGTTTCAAACTAATTGCATATTTAAAGTATACAAAGATGCCATACAAAGAAAAATGTGAATATGATTGAAACAAATGTACAGATAAGTCTCTTAAAACAATACTAATAAGTTTATGATAACTGGATATAGACTATGAGTATCTATTGTGTCTATTATGTTAAaaaaacaaagagaaaaacatataatttaatataagtaattcttTATTAGTCACATGTTATTATACAATAACTAATTCTTATATCCCCGCACAGGTTGATGGACTAGTAGCATATTAATTTGGTATTGCTAGTCCATCAACCCATGCTACCACACAGGCTAGACTCTCCATCCCGAATTGATGATAACCATTTTTTTATCAAGAAAAAAGCATATTAAATAGATTTTGACCGTTAATTTCTCCTACAACGTGTCATTTGCAAAAGTAAATATTGCCTCAAAGGTATTTTGAACACAAATCTATATGTTGACGTAAATTTATGTCCTAAGCTTGTATAAATTTTGACTAATTATTTGGTCATAGTTtgtaaaatttgattttttttcctataCAAAATATGCTTATCATAATGGGACTGGGAGTAATGTTTAATACCTACAACTAATAAAACTACTTATATTAATTTGCATGTTTTACACTTTATTCATTTTTAACGCAATAAGCTTATAGATGCTTTGTAATATCTCTACCTAGTTGTAATAAACTTATCAATTATTGATCTATATTTTTTTCATCCATATCCATAGTTTTCCCCTTTGCATGGCACCTCTGTGAATCTTCAGTATCCATTTCCTCTAAACCTTAATTAGCTTATATTATGGTGACTCTTGTTGCAAGGACCCTCTAATTGACCACACTTAATCAAGTTGCATCCTCTGACCAATAGTCGATTTAACAAGATTGACCCAGCCGTCACTAAGGTAGTTGAAGTTACGTCCCAAGTTTGTTAGCACACTACTCGAGTTCACAACAATAGAGTTCAGCAACGGAAGTCTAACAAACAATAGTTTTAACATTCCTCTGGACCATGCCACATCCACGAGATACGCTTCTCACATAGGCTATATCATATCACTCCTAGTTATTGTTATAAGTACGTAGACTTGGGAGGATAGAATATTAGCCATAATTAGAAGCCATCTTACGTGCAAAACTTAAAGGTAGCACCGTGAGTATACGAGTGTACTCATTAGGACTCACCCAATATAATAAGTAGGAAGTATGCATTATTTAGGATCTAGCAAGGTATAAACTTGAGGTGCATAAAGGTAGTTTTTGCAGAATGTAAAGATTATCTACCaactacatatatacatatagcaAGTAGTATAGCAAATAGCATTAACACTAGTATTTTGCCCGTGCGTTGCCATTGGTGCAAAATGTTTTTCAACCCAATTAGAGGAGTAAGAAAAGGTTTTGAGATCTTCTGGCACCACAGTCTACTTATCCTAGCAACATGTTTTGAGCCACAAAGAGAAATGGGCATCAATTTAATAGCTAGCGTTAAAACAACCATGAACAACTATGTTCACTTGTCTATTAGGTTCTCTTAGGTGCTAATTCAATTTCATAACTACTAACTAACCCACGGTGTGGTGTGCCACAAACATAGCATATCACCATCCATGAGTAAACAATCAAACTGAAGTGTGCGGCAACACTGTGGCCGTGCAAATGAGGCGGTTCAGACGCCACATGTGTGCGATGGATTGGTGCTCGCTGTGGAAGGCCGCCGCCGCTGGTAGCAGCAGTCTTTGCAAGCCGATGGTAGACAAACTCCAAGAGTCTCTCTATATCCTTCCCTATTGGCAGGAATAGAgatttttggcaaaaaaaaaagctcTCCAATAGCTTATTTAATTAGATCTGTAAATATTGACATCCTCTGTTatggatttctcgctagccaaagatgaAGAGCAAGGTTGTCTCTCTAGAGTGTGCACAAGGTATATAGAAGTGTTGGAGGGTGAAAAGATATAAAAAGCGATTTTTATTCTAATGGCTCTTCAAATGATTATTTAGAGAGTGAGTTTAAAAATacacttggagatgctcttaaggAGGGTGGAGGCTTTATCGTGGTTTCAAGGTGCGGGTGTCATCAGTAGTGAAAGGCGGATTGGATGTGGATGCAGCATAGGCGCAATGTTGAAGGGCATGTCTTCTATGTATCAGTTGTTGGGCGACAGTACGGTATGGCAGGGCAAAGTTAGCATGAGTGGCCAGCGCGAGATGTGGTGGACAACATAAGTGCTTTTGCTAAGGTGGTCTGCATGGTGAGGCGACGAGCGGTCATGTGCAATAGTTGGTTGTGTTTGGTGCAAGGAGGTCTTCGGATGGTAGTTTGATTCCCCGCTTGACATTTCTACCATCTTCAATGAAGCGACTAGGTTATTGAGAGCTACGTTGCACGCAACTAGCTTGATGGCGATCAAAGGTAGATGTTTATGTTTTTGGATTGGTGGCTTGTATCATATTACAATGGCTAGCTCAGCATGGCAGGGCTGTTGGGCTAAACCAGCGTGTGCACGTGTGCAATGACACAACAGGTGAAGTCAAGTCAGCAGCAGTGGGCGGGAAACGTCAATTTGAATGGAGGACCCGTTGGTGCGCGGTGAGCGCGTCCACGACGACACAGGCCAATAGCAGTTACGATGTGCTCGTCTTGTATCCATGTTTTAGCAGTTTTTCATTACTGTGTATGTGTCTTGTATCGGCTGGGATATAAAGCCGTAGTATAGCACTACTTAACAGTTGCTTCGTCATATTATATCGTGTATTGTACTTCAAATTACAGTTAGTGAAAAGGGGCACTGTCTCTCCCTGTAGACAGCTGCCAGTTCGGGGCATTTCCTGTGTTCTTGTGTGTGTTCATAGTTTGATCTCGCGTTTTCTTGCGTTTAGCCACTAATCCACTGTGTGATTGAGGTCCTAGATCCTACattctggtatcagagccgacgaTCACACAGTTCCATATACTCAGCTTGATCCAAGATGAACGAGAGCTCTCGGAGCGGCGGTGGGGGAACCGGCGGCGCAGGAGATGGGGGGAGGGTGGTGTACCCGCTTCTCACGGCGACCAACTATGTGAGTTGGAGCATCCGGGTGTAGGCCATCATGGAAGAACAAGGAGTATGGGAGGTTGTTGAGCCGGAGGAGGCGGAGTCATCAACGGCGCGGACAGCGGCAGAGAAGGAGAAAGCAACTGCCAAGGACAAGAAGGCGAAGGCGCATCTCCTGCAGTGTCTACCCGATGATCTACTCATGCAAGTGGCGAAGAAGAAGACTAGAAAAGAGATCTAGAACTGCCTGAAGGCGAGGTTCGTGGGCGCGGATCGTGTTCGTGATGCGCGCCTGCAGACGCTCAAGGCAGAATTTGATGCactgaagatgaaggaggaagaGCCTATTGATGAGTACGCCGGGAAGCTGAACGCCATGTCGGTAAGATACAACAACCTGGGAGGCACGCTAGATGACGCAGCCATGGTCAAGAAGCTGTTCGACACTGTGACGGAGCGCTTCCTCAGCGTGGTGGCAGGAATTGAG
This sequence is a window from Miscanthus floridulus cultivar M001 chromosome 10, ASM1932011v1, whole genome shotgun sequence. Protein-coding genes within it:
- the LOC136488236 gene encoding uncharacterized protein, producing MEEQGVWEVVEPEEAESSTARTAAEKEKATAKDKKAKARFVGADRVRDARLQTLKAEFDALKMKEEEPIDEYAGKLNAMSVRYNNLGGTLDDAAMVKKLFDTVTERFLSVVAGIEQFYDLKELLFEEAVGRLKAFKERVQRGAGGSGAKTDSKGQLLLTHAEWEARQSKAGGEASGRGRSPDGGGRGHGGRGRGRGHGRGGHGDAPGCDGAAKKNKEHIQCFNCKD